Genomic segment of Wolbachia endosymbiont (group A) of Longitarsus flavicornis:
CTTTGTAAACTTTACTACGTCTCCTTTTAGTTTGCACAATACCACCTTCTTTTTCTTGAATAAACTCATCACCCCTTATATCATCAATCTTAACTCCAGATCTTGCTAGACTAGACTCTATTCCAGCTAATATAGAATCGGTAGCTAATTTACAATAGAGCTCTATTGATTTTCTTGAGTCATCATTTCCAGGTATTAGATAAGTAATACCATCTGGATCAGAATTAGTATCAAGTATTGCAACTATTGGAATTCCTAACTTTTTAGCCTCCTTAACCGCTATATGCTCTTTATTAGTATCAATGATGAATAAGATATCAGGAATTGCTCCCATTTCTCTAATACCGCCAAGCGCCTTATCAAGCTTTTGCTTTTTCTTTTCAATGTTCCCCAATTCTTTCTTTGTTAAAACGCTATCCTCGTCATTTAATATTTTCTCATATTGCATCAAGGTTTTTATCGAAGAAGAAACAGTGTCCCAATTAGTAAGCATACCGCCAAGCCATCGATGATTCACATAATATTGACCACAACGAATCGCTTCACTTGCAATAATATCAAAAGCTTGAAATTTTGTACCAACAAATAGAATGCGACCACCTTGAGATGCAACGTCATATAAAGCCTTCATGGCTACCTGTAGCAATGGTAATGTTTTTCGCAAGTCAATTATATGTATACGATTTTCTTGATGTACCCCATATATATATGGAGCCATTTTTGCGTTCCAGCGACTAATTTTGTGACCAAAATGTACACCAGATCCGGCTAAATCACGCACAGTGACTTCAGGCAAACTTGCCATATTTATTCCTCCAAATAGTTTATCTTCCATGGCATTGCCCTAAAGGGACTACTTGTACAAGCCATGTGTGAAATTAAATTATTTACATAGTAATAGAAAAGACAGCAAAGCGCAAACAAAAAATATTGACAAAGGGCAACATGTTTATTAGCTTTAAAGTCGAAGCCCGAAAACGCTAAAAAGAAATTAGGGGGGTGTAGCTCAGTTGGTTAGAGCGCATGCCTGTCACGCATGAGGTCGTGAGTTCAAGTCTCATCACTCCCGCCATATTAGTTTTAGCATAACTTAGAATTCGCAACCGATATTGAGAAATGCTTCCACCAAACTTGACATGGTATGGTATTGCAATTAATACTTAAATAGGTTTATTTTTATCGTTAACAATTAGGATTAAATATGTTCATTTCTGAAGTTTTTGCAGCAGATGCAACTAGCAATGCATCAAGTATCAGCGCATCTTTTGCTAGTTTTATTCCACTGATTTTAATATTTGTGGTATTTTATTTTCTCATTATTCGTCCGCAACAAAAAAAACTAAAAGAACATAGAAAGATGATAGATCAAATAAAGCGTGGTGATACAGTCATTACTTCTGGTGGAATAATAGGTGAAGTTAATAAAGTTGATGAGGCAAATGCACAATTTATAATAGAAATAGCACCAAAAGTTGAGATAAAAGTCCTAAAGTCCGCTATATCTGAGGTTTTAAGCAAAGAAACTCAAAAAGTAGCAGCTAAACCAATTAAAAAGGTAAAATCGAAAGAATGATAAAAAGAATATAAATCAACCAGTAATAAAGGCAAAAATGCTTAACATGTTTAGAAAAAAGTTTGTTTGGTGATCCATTTGTGTGCGGAATATTTGGTGTAGTAAGTAGCGGTGATTCAGTAATACCAACTTTACTAACTGGGTTGCAAAAATTGGAATATAGGGGATATGACTCTTCAGGTATAGCAATCATAAATAACGAAGGTAAGATAGAAGTCAAAAAATCAGAAGGTAAAGTCGAAAGGTTATGTGAAGTTGTTGATGACAGCAAGATGTCTCACAGTACAGTTGGTATAGCACATACTCGCTGGGCTACACATGGAGTTCCAGGCCTTAAAAATGCTCATCCCATTCGTACAAATAATGTTGTTGTTGCTCATAACGGCATAATTGAGAATTACAATCTGCTAAAAAAGGGCCTAGAAGAAAGGGGCATGTCATTCCATACTGACACTGACACAGAGATCATACCAAACATGCTAACCTTATATCTTGATGAAGGATTGTCGCCAATTGATTCTCTATTTAAGTGTTTAAACAACTTACATGGCTCATTTGCCTTGGTCTTATTATTTGCAGAATATCCAGACGCCTTATTTGTTGCGAAGAGAAATTTGCCTTTAGCAATAGGCTATAACTGTAACACAGTGTTTGCTGCATCTGACTTTAATGCTTTAAGTGCATTTGTGGAAAGAATATCGCATTTGGAAGATGATGACATTGCAGTGATAAAATCTAGTGGAGTTAGTATATACAACAATGGTACACAAGTTAAACGCAGTATAGAAAATAGTAGTCCAAGTGATTTTCTAATTAGCAAAAATGGTTACCCTAGCTTCATGTTAAAAGAGATTTTTGAGCAACCGCGTGCACTAAACAAAACAATAAATCAATTTTACAAGCAATATAAAGAGGTAATATTTGCTAACAAAAAATTGTTTTCTGAGCTGAGTTACATTACTATAGTTGGATGCGGGTCATCTTATTTTGCTGGGCTAATAGCGAAGTATTGGCTGGAAAGTATTGCTCAAGTTCGAGTATATCTAGAAATCTCATCAGAATTTAGGTATAGCAACGTCAAGCTGGAAGAAGGCAGTATTGGGTTATTCATTTCTCAATCTGGTGAAACTGCAGATACCATAGAAGCGCTGCGTTATGCAAAATCACAGAAGCAAACAATCATTAGTATAACTAATACATTTAGCAGCAGCATTGAAAAGATCTCAGATATTGTGTTACATACTCTTGCTGGGCCAGAAATTGGTGTTGCTTCAACAAAAACCTTCTCTGCGCAACTTGCAACTTTAGCATGCTTTGTCGTGGAGCTTGGAAAAATAAAAGGTGTACTGGGTGGAGAGAGAATAAAACAGCTAAGCAACGCTATTAACTCTATTCCCAAGTATGTTGAGCATGTTTTAAATGTGATGAAAATACAACATATATCAGGCAGCATATTAGAACACAATAACGTTATTTTAATTGGCAGAGGAAGTTCATACGGAGTTGCAATGGAAGGTGCATTGAAGATAAAAGAGCTTTCATACATCAATACAATTGGTATTGCAGCGGGAGAAATGAAGCACGGTTCTATTGCTTTAATAGACTCTACTGTGCTTGTTATAGCAATTATCCCTTATGATGATTTATTCTTTAAAACGCTATCTAATATACAAGAGATTATTGCAAGAAAAGGCAAAGTAATTGCCTTCAGTGATAAGCAAGGAACGCCATTCCTAAGGGAAGTTTGCGCAGATGTGGTGCAACTTCCAGACGCTGATAATTTTATCTCTCCAATCATCTACAGTGTTGCTATGCAATTCCTTGCTTACTTTACTGCAGCAAAAAAAGGGTTAGATGTGGATTGTCCGAGAAATTTAGCTAAGTCTGTTACGGTCGAGTAGCCTATTTAAAGTTAAAGCTAAACTTCTGTATCTGTTCAGGATAACGGCAAGACCATAGAGTAAAAGTGAATTTACAACAAATGGTGTCATCCGAGTAGCTGACACTGGGGTCCAGGAAAAAGAATGGTGTCATGAAATTATCTGACACTGGTTCCTTTACACTACCGACAATGTTGCAAAAAACATAAAAATAAAACTAGAGAAAACCATTTCTCGAAAACTTCTGTGTCCAGAACCAAGAGTCCGATTTACTTATAGCGCTAATAATCAATTAACCATCGGCTTTAAGGAATGATATGAACATATTATTTCAAGGAAAGTTCATGGGAAACAAGAGATTAGCTATACGAATTAGCTGTAGCTATGAACCTAACCGGTTGGCAGAACAATGCTTATCAGATGCTTATGAAAAGGTAGCATCAAAGGAAACAAGTCAAAAAAACTTAAAACATAAAAATGGGATTCAAGGAGGGTCAAATGGTAACAGTATGTTTATATGCGAGAGTTTCTTCGGGGAAACAAGTAGAAGGAAATACGATAGAAAGTCAAATTGCAGCTTTAGAGAAGCAAATTAATCTGGACGGATACAAATTGTTAAGTGAGTATAAATTTATTGATAACGGCTACAGTGGATCTCATTTAGTCCGCCCTGATTTAGAAAAATTACGTGATAAAGTAACAGAAGGTAAAATTGATAAGATTTACATTCATTCTCCTGATCGTTTATCTAGAAAATATGCATATCAAATGGTGCTGATTGAAGAATTTGAAAGAGCAGGAGCAAAAGTGGTTTTTTTAAATTATGAGATTAACGGTAACCCAGAATCTCAATTACTGTTACAAATGCAAGGTATGATAGCAGAATATGAACGTGCGAAAATTATGGAACGAAGTCGTCGTGGTAAAATCTATGCAGCTAACAAAGGCTGTGTAAATGTAATGGGAGGGGCTCCTTATGGTTATCGTTATATAGATAAACATATGGGAGGAGGACAAGCTTTATTTGAGATTAACGAAGAAGAAGCTGATGTCGTTCGCAAAGTATTTTTGTGGGTAGGCAGAGAAAGAACAAGTATTGGGGAAGTATGTCGTCGGCTAAATACTATGTCCATTAAGACACAAAAAGGAAAAGAACGCTGGAATAAAGGTACAATTTGGAGTATGTTGAAAAACCCTGCTTACAAAGGACAAGCAGCCTTTGGTAGAAGAAGGTTAGGAGTAAGATTAAAACAAGTAAGACCACAGAAAGGCTCTTGTGAGCAGCCAAAAAGTAACCATTCTGTCTATCCTGTTGAAAAAGCAAATTGGATTTATATTAAAGTGCCAAATATAGTAGATGAAGATATATTTGATATTGTTCAAGAACAATTAGCTGAAAATAGAAAAATAGCAAGGACAAGAAAAAGAGGAGCAAAGTACTTACTACAAGGTTTAGTCATATGTAAGCGTTGTAATTACGGATGTTACGGAACTTGCATGAAAAGTAGACGAGAAGAAGAAGGTGGCCATTATGCATATTACCGTTGTAGTGGTAAAGATTCTTACCGTTTTGGTGGTAATAAGATTTGTGACAATAAACTCATCCGCTCAGATGCATTAGAAACAGCTGTGTGGGAAGAGGTTAAGCAGTTATTGAAAAATCCAAATAGGGTTTTAGAAGAATACAAGCGTAGGCTTTCAGAACTAAAAAAATCATCATTGGATCAAAAAAGCGACCTGCTAGAGAAACAAGAAAATAAATTAAAACGTGGTATTGCTAGACTTATTGATGGTTATGCTCAAGAATATATCAATCAAGAGGAATTTGAACCACGAATTAAAGCAATGAAACAAAGCTTAAAAACAATTGAAGAAGAGAAGAAAAAGATATTTTATCAAAAGGAATTAGAACAGGAGGTCACTCTGGTTGTGACCAATTTAGAAGACTTTTCTTCCAATATTACGTTAAACCTTGATAACGCAGACTGGCTAACTAAACGTGATATTATCAGAACATTGGTCAAGAGAATTGAAATTAACCTTGAGGACGTAAATGTGGTATTTCGCGTAAAAGAGCTACCGAACTCTTCTGGACATAATGGAGAGGAAAATAAAAATTTGCAACATTGTCGTAGGTGTATTTATGACGGCAGTACCCAGAGGTGTCATCCGAGTAGCCCCTTCGGTGTCATCCCAGTGTCAAGCACTGGGATGACACCCTCCTAGTAGAAACGCTTTTGTAATTGCAACATTCGTGCAATCTTTAGCCATAAACATTAAGAAATTTACCAAACGAAAAAAAAGGCAAAAGAAGCCCCGTGGTTGGCTAGTTACTTACATTATACTTTCAAGTATGGCGTTTTTTTATTCTAAACGTTTAATAACCATGACTCAGCTGCTTTTAAACCGCAACTAATTTAAATTATAAACGTTAAGAAATTTACTAAACAGAAAAAAAGGCAAAAGAAACCCTAGGGTAGCTAGTTATTCACTATCCATTTTTTAAGTTGGCGTTTTTTAATGTTTTAAATGCTTTATAAGCGCATTTCAGCTTATATTAGGTAAAAACCTAGAAATTTTATAAAGACATAAGGTGCACATAGTGCAAAAAATTAAACATGAGACGCCAGATACGTGAGTTTTTTTGTCATTTAATCTGTACAGAGAAGATAAATAAATAGCTTCAGTTTTATGATAAGAGGGCTGGCGGAGTTTGTCAAGGAATTTTTATGGCTGCGCTGGAATGACATCATTTACATTTATCACTTTTGCAGATACAATTTACATGCTATAATTGAGTCTTCATAGATGGTAAATTGGAGTGCAAAGAAGTAAAATTAAAGTAGAAATAAAAAGATTATCACACGGAGAAGACTTGTCTCTTCCATGTTATGCAACTGTGCAGAGTGCTGGTATGGATCTTTATGCTGCATTGAATGACTCTGCTGTTTTAAATCCACTTGAGAGATTACTTGTTCCAACTGGAATTGTGATTGCAATACCAAACGGTTTTGAGGGGCAAATACGCCCACGTTCTGGTCTTGCTGCAAAACATGGAATCACTGTCTTAAACTCTCCGGGCACTATAGACTCTGATTATCGAGGTGAGGTTAAAATTTGCCTAATTAATCTAAGTAATCAACCATACGAAATA
This window contains:
- the glmS gene encoding glutamine--fructose-6-phosphate transaminase (isomerizing), encoding MCGIFGVVSSGDSVIPTLLTGLQKLEYRGYDSSGIAIINNEGKIEVKKSEGKVERLCEVVDDSKMSHSTVGIAHTRWATHGVPGLKNAHPIRTNNVVVAHNGIIENYNLLKKGLEERGMSFHTDTDTEIIPNMLTLYLDEGLSPIDSLFKCLNNLHGSFALVLLFAEYPDALFVAKRNLPLAIGYNCNTVFAASDFNALSAFVERISHLEDDDIAVIKSSGVSIYNNGTQVKRSIENSSPSDFLISKNGYPSFMLKEIFEQPRALNKTINQFYKQYKEVIFANKKLFSELSYITIVGCGSSYFAGLIAKYWLESIAQVRVYLEISSEFRYSNVKLEEGSIGLFISQSGETADTIEALRYAKSQKQTIISITNTFSSSIEKISDIVLHTLAGPEIGVASTKTFSAQLATLACFVVELGKIKGVLGGERIKQLSNAINSIPKYVEHVLNVMKIQHISGSILEHNNVILIGRGSSYGVAMEGALKIKELSYINTIGIAAGEMKHGSIALIDSTVLVIAIIPYDDLFFKTLSNIQEIIARKGKVIAFSDKQGTPFLREVCADVVQLPDADNFISPIIYSVAMQFLAYFTAAKKGLDVDCPRNLAKSVTVE
- the rpsB gene encoding 30S ribosomal protein S2; its protein translation is MASLPEVTVRDLAGSGVHFGHKISRWNAKMAPYIYGVHQENRIHIIDLRKTLPLLQVAMKALYDVASQGGRILFVGTKFQAFDIIASEAIRCGQYYVNHRWLGGMLTNWDTVSSSIKTLMQYEKILNDEDSVLTKKELGNIEKKKQKLDKALGGIREMGAIPDILFIIDTNKEHIAVKEAKKLGIPIVAILDTNSDPDGITYLIPGNDDSRKSIELYCKLATDSILAGIESSLARSGVKIDDIRGDEFIQEKEGGIVQTKRRRSKVYKEEEREVVTNEDESR
- a CDS encoding recombinase family protein gives rise to the protein MGFKEGQMVTVCLYARVSSGKQVEGNTIESQIAALEKQINLDGYKLLSEYKFIDNGYSGSHLVRPDLEKLRDKVTEGKIDKIYIHSPDRLSRKYAYQMVLIEEFERAGAKVVFLNYEINGNPESQLLLQMQGMIAEYERAKIMERSRRGKIYAANKGCVNVMGGAPYGYRYIDKHMGGGQALFEINEEEADVVRKVFLWVGRERTSIGEVCRRLNTMSIKTQKGKERWNKGTIWSMLKNPAYKGQAAFGRRRLGVRLKQVRPQKGSCEQPKSNHSVYPVEKANWIYIKVPNIVDEDIFDIVQEQLAENRKIARTRKRGAKYLLQGLVICKRCNYGCYGTCMKSRREEEGGHYAYYRCSGKDSYRFGGNKICDNKLIRSDALETAVWEEVKQLLKNPNRVLEEYKRRLSELKKSSLDQKSDLLEKQENKLKRGIARLIDGYAQEYINQEEFEPRIKAMKQSLKTIEEEKKKIFYQKELEQEVTLVVTNLEDFSSNITLNLDNADWLTKRDIIRTLVKRIEINLEDVNVVFRVKELPNSSGHNGEENKNLQHCRRCIYDGSTQRCHPSSPFGVIPVSSTGMTPS
- the yajC gene encoding preprotein translocase subunit YajC, with product MFISEVFAADATSNASSISASFASFIPLILIFVVFYFLIIRPQQKKLKEHRKMIDQIKRGDTVITSGGIIGEVNKVDEANAQFIIEIAPKVEIKVLKSAISEVLSKETQKVAAKPIKKVKSKE
- the dut gene encoding dUTP diphosphatase; the encoded protein is MQRSKIKVEIKRLSHGEDLSLPCYATVQSAGMDLYAALNDSAVLNPLERLLVPTGIVIAIPNGFEGQIRPRSGLAAKHGITVLNSPGTIDSDYRGEVKICLINLSNQPYEIKRGDRIAQILISPVSQVIWDDREEFCTKETGRNTGGFGSSGR